In a single window of the Verrucomicrobiia bacterium genome:
- a CDS encoding NADH-quinone oxidoreductase subunit M, producing MSLLTFILGVPLLAGILLLFLPRNLRFLARLISLGATFVSMVMAVVLFAKFQTGAETFQFVQKVAWIESLGISYHVGVDGINVGLVLMAAIVAFAATCVSWEIKDREKEFYVLLMFMSGGIIGAFASLDLFFFYFFHELALVPTFIMIGVWGKGTEKNYAAFKMTLYLSLGALIALLGLIVLYVQAGANTFDIVEITARLKAQPLPAAVQSIIFPLLLFGFGILVSLWPFHTWAPIGYGSAPTATSMLHAGVLKKFGLYGLIRVALPLLPDALNSGSIFGPGWLDILVFLCLGNILFCGLVAIRQKNLNLLIGNSSVAHMGFIFLGIASLTLVGITGAIVIMVAHGLLAALTFAVSGYLYQQTRTLEIEKMGGLLRAVPFIGAVMIMAMMAGCGLPGFANFVGEAMVFFGAWKAYPVATALACWGGLVIGAVYMLRAIRNILHGELVADFKNIADASNPWRKLPFVILVAALLWFGFVPGSLTEKIKPDAEKIVSMSKPPGNDKETTLEGNKKHTASVR from the coding sequence ATGTCTCTCTTAACTTTCATACTCGGTGTTCCGTTGCTGGCGGGCATATTGCTCCTGTTCTTGCCGCGCAACCTGCGGTTCCTCGCGCGCCTGATTTCATTGGGAGCGACATTTGTCTCCATGGTCATGGCTGTCGTCCTGTTCGCCAAGTTCCAGACAGGTGCAGAAACGTTCCAGTTCGTGCAGAAGGTGGCATGGATCGAATCTCTCGGTATCAGCTATCACGTGGGTGTGGATGGTATCAACGTCGGCCTCGTGCTGATGGCGGCGATTGTGGCTTTTGCAGCGACCTGCGTTTCTTGGGAGATCAAGGATCGCGAGAAGGAATTCTATGTGCTCCTGATGTTCATGAGCGGCGGTATCATCGGTGCGTTTGCGTCGCTGGACCTGTTCTTCTTCTACTTCTTCCATGAACTCGCGCTGGTGCCGACTTTCATCATGATCGGTGTCTGGGGCAAGGGGACGGAAAAGAATTACGCAGCGTTCAAGATGACGCTGTATCTCAGCTTGGGCGCGCTCATCGCGTTGCTCGGTTTGATCGTGCTCTACGTTCAGGCGGGTGCAAACACGTTTGATATCGTGGAGATCACAGCACGTCTGAAAGCGCAGCCTTTGCCTGCGGCAGTGCAGAGCATCATCTTCCCACTCTTGCTGTTCGGATTCGGCATTCTCGTTTCTCTCTGGCCGTTCCATACATGGGCGCCAATCGGTTATGGGTCTGCTCCGACGGCTACCTCCATGTTGCACGCCGGGGTGCTGAAGAAGTTCGGTCTTTACGGTCTGATCCGCGTGGCGCTGCCGTTGCTGCCGGATGCGTTGAACAGTGGCAGCATCTTTGGTCCAGGCTGGCTGGACATCCTTGTGTTCCTCTGCTTGGGCAACATCCTGTTCTGCGGTCTGGTGGCCATCCGCCAGAAGAACCTGAACTTGCTCATCGGTAATTCGAGTGTGGCGCACATGGGCTTCATCTTCTTGGGTATCGCGAGTTTGACGCTGGTGGGTATCACGGGTGCGATCGTTATCATGGTGGCGCACGGGTTGCTGGCGGCACTAACCTTTGCAGTAAGCGGTTATCTGTATCAGCAGACGCGCACGTTGGAGATCGAGAAGATGGGTGGCTTGCTCCGGGCGGTGCCGTTCATCGGTGCGGTAATGATCATGGCGATGATGGCGGGCTGCGGTCTGCCGGGCTTCGCGAATTTCGTAGGTGAGGCGATGGTGTTCTTCGGTGCGTGGAAGGCCTATCCGGTAGCCACGGCGCTGGCATGCTGGGGCGGCTTGGTGATCGGCGCGGTGTATATGCTGCGCGCCATCCGTAATATCCTGCACGGTGAACTCGTGGCGGATTTCAAGAACATTGCTGATGCGTCCAATCCTTGGCGCAAGCTGCCGTTCGTGATCTTGGTTGCGGCGTTGCTCTGGTTCGGTTTCGTGCCGGGCAGCCTGACGGAAAAAATCAAGCCGGATGCGGAGAAGATCGTGAGCATGTCCAAACCGCCAGGCAACGACAAGGAAACGACCCTTGAAGGCAATAAGAAGCACACGGCGTCCGTGCGTTAA
- the nuoK gene encoding NADH-quinone oxidoreductase subunit NuoK, which yields MQVGPQHYLVVSALLFCLGLLGVILRRNVLIMYMSLELMLNAANLALVAMSRMNDNLNGQVMVFFIITVAAAEVAVGLALIVALYRRRQSAHVEDLTSMKL from the coding sequence ATGCAAGTCGGTCCTCAACATTATCTGGTGGTCAGCGCGCTCCTGTTCTGTCTGGGGCTGCTGGGCGTCATCCTGCGGCGCAACGTGCTGATCATGTATATGTCGCTGGAGCTGATGCTGAATGCGGCGAACCTCGCGCTGGTGGCGATGTCCCGCATGAATGACAACCTGAACGGGCAGGTGATGGTGTTCTTCATCATCACGGTGGCAGCGGCGGAAGTGGCGGTGGGCCTGGCTTTGATCGTGGCGCTGTATCGCCGACGCCAGAGCGCACATGTCGAGGATCTGACCTCGATGAAACTCTAA
- the nuoL gene encoding NADH-quinone oxidoreductase subunit L, translated as MFDKVENTAWLILLLPLISAVITGLFTQKNKHLSALISIGASAVAFLVSLVFFFGISQPDKYGVPVQPWTWISVGDLKVTIGLKLDDLAKMMLLVVTGVGTAIHVFSYAYMHEDRCFSRFFSHLSLFMFSMLGIVLADNLLMMFIFWELVGVSSYLLIGFWYEKPSAGDAAKKAFLTNRIGDFGFILGILAVWSATGYLGFDEIGKHLEKYPYALGGMTTIAGLLLFCGAMGKSAQFPLHVWLPDAMEGPTPVSALIHAATMVAAGVYMLCRVFFILAIPGSEALHIIAWVGGITALLAALMAVQQNDIKRILAYSTLSQLGYMVMAVGLHAPGAAMFHLTTHAFFKAMLFLGAASVIHALHHEQDIWKMGGLKQKMPITFWTFAIGTLALCGVPPFSGFYSKDEILAAAADIAHHGSIPLFIIAALVAVLTTFYMGRLFFVAFLGKAKSESADHAHESPALMTLPLQFLAVLSVVAGVIGINSFYGHFFGHEHHGSGFPNNILEPFGHAPLAAFSGLAAVVVGGLAAFLLYNNATSDKFTSYFKLLSRLMSNRFYFDELYTKLIKISQEALARFADAVDRWIIAGLLVRGVHGGTELTGRVLRLVQSGNLQTYAFLIALGAAIVMFLTLAR; from the coding sequence ATGTTTGATAAAGTTGAAAATACTGCGTGGCTGATCTTGTTACTGCCGTTGATTTCGGCAGTGATCACCGGTCTGTTTACGCAGAAGAACAAGCACCTGAGCGCGCTAATCTCGATCGGTGCTTCAGCGGTGGCGTTTTTGGTGAGCCTCGTTTTCTTTTTCGGCATTTCACAACCGGACAAATACGGTGTGCCGGTTCAGCCGTGGACTTGGATTTCGGTCGGTGATCTGAAGGTGACCATCGGTCTAAAGCTGGATGATCTGGCCAAGATGATGTTGCTGGTGGTGACGGGGGTGGGCACGGCCATCCACGTTTTCTCCTACGCTTACATGCATGAAGACCGGTGCTTCTCTCGCTTCTTCTCGCACCTGAGCCTGTTCATGTTCTCGATGCTCGGCATCGTGCTGGCGGACAACCTCCTGATGATGTTCATCTTCTGGGAGTTGGTGGGTGTGTCCAGCTACCTGCTCATCGGTTTCTGGTATGAGAAACCTTCCGCGGGTGACGCGGCTAAGAAGGCTTTCTTGACGAACCGTATCGGTGACTTCGGTTTCATCCTCGGTATTTTGGCTGTTTGGTCGGCTACGGGTTATCTAGGTTTTGATGAGATTGGCAAACACCTTGAGAAGTATCCTTATGCATTGGGCGGGATGACTACGATTGCCGGTTTGCTCCTCTTCTGCGGTGCGATGGGCAAGTCCGCCCAGTTCCCGCTGCACGTCTGGTTGCCGGACGCGATGGAAGGCCCGACGCCCGTATCCGCGCTCATCCACGCAGCAACGATGGTGGCCGCCGGTGTCTACATGCTGTGCCGCGTGTTCTTCATTCTCGCGATTCCAGGTTCGGAAGCGCTGCACATCATAGCTTGGGTGGGCGGTATCACGGCCTTGCTCGCAGCGCTGATGGCGGTGCAGCAAAATGACATCAAGCGCATCCTTGCTTACTCAACGCTTTCGCAGCTTGGTTACATGGTCATGGCCGTGGGCTTGCACGCTCCAGGTGCGGCGATGTTCCACCTGACCACGCACGCGTTCTTCAAGGCGATGCTATTCCTCGGTGCAGCTTCTGTGATCCACGCGCTGCATCACGAGCAGGATATCTGGAAGATGGGCGGTTTGAAACAGAAGATGCCGATCACGTTCTGGACCTTTGCCATCGGTACTTTGGCTCTGTGCGGTGTGCCGCCGTTCAGTGGTTTTTATAGTAAGGACGAGATTTTGGCCGCCGCGGCAGATATAGCGCATCACGGAAGCATTCCGTTGTTCATCATCGCCGCCTTGGTTGCTGTGCTGACGACGTTCTACATGGGCCGCTTGTTCTTCGTGGCATTCTTGGGCAAGGCCAAATCTGAATCTGCCGATCATGCGCATGAATCTCCGGCGTTGATGACGCTGCCGTTGCAGTTCCTCGCCGTGCTAAGCGTTGTGGCGGGTGTTATTGGTATCAATAGCTTCTACGGTCATTTCTTCGGACATGAGCATCATGGTTCAGGTTTTCCGAACAATATCTTGGAACCGTTCGGTCATGCACCATTGGCCGCTTTCAGTGGTCTGGCTGCTGTAGTCGTTGGTGGTCTCGCGGCCTTTTTGCTCTACAACAACGCCACCTCGGACAAGTTCACGTCGTATTTTAAGCTCCTCTCCCGCTTGATGAGCAACCGCTTCTACTTCGATGAACTCTACACGAAGCTCATCAAGATCTCGCAAGAAGCGCTCGCGCGTTTTGCGGACGCGGTGGATCGCTGGATCATCGCGGGCTTGTTGGTGCGCGGTGTCCATGGTGGCACTGAATTGACTGGCCGCGTGCTGCGTCTGGTGCAGTCCGGCAATCTTCAAACTTACGCGTTCCTCATCGCACTTGGGGCCGCGATCGTCATGTTCCTCACTTTGGCTCGATAG
- a CDS encoding TCR/Tet family MFS transporter, with protein sequence MTARKPALGFIFVTLVLDILGIGLIIPILPKLVEELGGGGIEKATHIYGWLAAIYSLMQFLCAPLLGSLSDRFGRRPVILASLFGAGLDYFLLAFAPNLIWFFVGRIIAGITGANFAAATAYIADISPPEKRAANFGLIGAAFGLGFIIGPMLGGVLGGYDLRLPFFVAAGLNLLNWVYGLFVLPESLAPENRRKFSWAVSNPIGSLLALKKYPVVFGLAESFFLFNLSHQVYPSIWVLYTSYRYEWTPTQTGLSLAIVGVMAAIVQGGLTRVIVKKFGEVKTVLYGFSIFAIAYLCYGLAPKGWMVYVVIVFGSLGGVTGPAIQGLISRNVGADEQGGVQGSLTSLVSVTGIIGPPIMTGLFGYFISKDAPFVLPGVAFFFSAALIIVALYLAAVSFRKNKHLHASPPGDSSSTEPQPPVH encoded by the coding sequence GTGACGGCACGCAAACCAGCGCTGGGCTTTATCTTCGTGACGCTCGTTCTCGATATCCTCGGGATCGGCCTCATCATCCCCATTTTGCCCAAGCTGGTGGAAGAACTCGGCGGTGGCGGCATCGAGAAAGCCACGCACATCTACGGCTGGCTGGCCGCGATCTATTCCCTGATGCAGTTCCTCTGCGCGCCTCTGCTCGGCAGCCTCTCCGACCGCTTTGGCCGTCGCCCCGTCATTCTGGCTTCCTTGTTCGGAGCCGGTCTCGATTACTTCCTCCTCGCCTTTGCACCGAATCTGATCTGGTTCTTCGTGGGCCGTATCATTGCTGGAATTACTGGAGCGAACTTCGCCGCGGCCACCGCTTACATCGCAGACATCAGCCCACCGGAGAAACGTGCGGCTAACTTCGGCCTCATCGGTGCCGCCTTCGGCCTTGGTTTCATCATCGGGCCCATGCTCGGCGGTGTGCTGGGCGGTTACGATCTGCGCCTGCCCTTCTTCGTCGCTGCCGGACTGAACTTGTTGAACTGGGTCTACGGCCTCTTCGTCCTGCCGGAGTCTCTCGCCCCAGAGAATCGTCGTAAATTCAGTTGGGCCGTTTCCAATCCCATCGGCTCACTGCTCGCCCTGAAGAAATATCCCGTGGTGTTCGGCCTGGCTGAATCGTTCTTCCTCTTCAATCTCTCCCATCAAGTCTATCCCAGCATCTGGGTGCTCTACACCAGTTACCGCTATGAATGGACACCCACGCAGACCGGCCTCTCCCTCGCCATCGTCGGCGTCATGGCCGCCATCGTCCAAGGCGGCCTCACCCGTGTGATCGTGAAGAAGTTCGGTGAAGTGAAGACCGTCCTCTACGGCTTCTCCATCTTCGCCATCGCTTATCTCTGCTACGGGCTCGCGCCTAAGGGATGGATGGTCTATGTCGTGATCGTCTTTGGCTCCCTCGGCGGCGTCACTGGTCCAGCTATCCAAGGCCTCATCTCCCGCAATGTCGGTGCTGATGAACAAGGTGGCGTGCAAGGCTCCCTGACCAGCCTCGTGAGCGTCACGGGCATCATCGGGCCACCCATCATGACCGGCCTGTTCGGCTACTTCATCAGCAAAGATGCTCCCTTTGTTTTGCCCGGCGTCGCCTTCTTCTTCAGCGCGGCCCTCATCATCGTGGCCTTATATCTCGCCGCGGTTTCCTTCCGTAAAAATAAGCACCTGCACGCTTCCCCTCCTGGTGATTCCAGTTCTACAGAACCCCAACCACCGGTTCATTGA
- a CDS encoding methylated-DNA--[protein]-cysteine S-methyltransferase translates to MSFVKMKSPVGELTLVASDKGLVAILWENDDPKRVRLGALKEDKQHPVLVEVVKQLREYFAGERKKFSVKLDSRGTEFQRKVWAALVTIPFGETRSYAQIAEQVGSPKAVRAVGAANGRNPISIIAPCHRVIGSNGKLTGFAGGLEAKAFLLGLEGRQPHEDAVIEAMKETPTPLMESDLLGVRDLIKNR, encoded by the coding sequence ATGTCGTTTGTGAAGATGAAATCGCCGGTGGGGGAGCTGACTTTGGTGGCGAGTGACAAGGGGCTCGTGGCGATCTTGTGGGAGAATGATGATCCGAAGCGGGTGCGGTTGGGCGCGTTGAAGGAAGATAAGCAGCATCCGGTGTTGGTGGAGGTGGTGAAGCAGTTGCGGGAGTATTTTGCGGGCGAGCGGAAGAAGTTCAGTGTGAAGCTGGATTCTCGCGGGACGGAGTTTCAGCGGAAGGTTTGGGCGGCGCTGGTGACGATTCCGTTCGGCGAGACGCGGAGTTATGCGCAGATCGCGGAGCAGGTGGGGAGTCCGAAGGCGGTTCGGGCGGTGGGGGCTGCGAATGGGCGGAATCCGATCTCAATCATCGCGCCGTGTCATCGGGTGATCGGCTCGAATGGGAAGCTGACGGGGTTTGCGGGCGGGTTGGAGGCGAAGGCGTTTTTGTTGGGGTTGGAGGGACGCCAACCGCATGAAGATGCGGTGATTGAGGCGATGAAGGAAACACCGACGCCGTTGATGGAGTCGGATTTGTTGGGAGTTAGGGATTTGATCAAGAATCGTTGA
- a CDS encoding NADH-quinone oxidoreductase subunit J — MQDIFFYIFAFLTLLCGFMVVANPFSRNPVTSAMFLVLTIASMAGLFVLLNAFFLAAVQVLVYAGAVMVLFLFVIMLLDLKEEERRKFNKFGIAAAIIGVGSIAAILVKTLMDSKVGEGLAAPTKAGEVKALGGILFSQYLLPFEILSLLLLVAMVGVILLSKKDLK; from the coding sequence ATGCAAGACATCTTCTTTTACATCTTTGCCTTCCTGACACTGCTCTGCGGTTTCATGGTGGTGGCGAATCCGTTCAGCCGGAACCCGGTGACGAGCGCCATGTTCCTCGTGCTGACCATCGCTTCGATGGCCGGTCTGTTCGTGCTGTTGAACGCCTTCTTCCTGGCGGCGGTGCAAGTGCTGGTTTACGCGGGCGCGGTGATGGTGCTGTTCCTGTTCGTCATCATGTTGCTCGACCTGAAAGAAGAGGAACGTCGCAAGTTCAACAAGTTCGGCATCGCGGCGGCAATCATCGGTGTGGGTTCGATCGCGGCTATCCTGGTGAAGACGTTGATGGATTCCAAAGTGGGTGAAGGCTTGGCGGCTCCGACGAAGGCGGGTGAAGTGAAGGCATTGGGCGGCATCCTGTTTTCCCAATATCTGTTGCCTTTCGAAATCCTCTCACTGCTACTGCTAGTGGCGATGGTGGGCGTGATTTTGCTGAGCAAGAAGGATTTGAAATAA
- a CDS encoding NADH-quinone oxidoreductase subunit N: MNTSLITLEIAVAVIGLLILLADLWVPAASKVKLGYIAASLLFLVLFSSFTDLVEGDGVRYAFGGMYVQDQLALYFKRFFIAAAIIVLVLTVEYSDRIKAGISEFYSLTLFALAGMMFAASANDFSLLFVSLELVTVTFYVLTSFLRSQTKSLESGVKYLILGALSSAFMVYGIALVFGTTNTMNFNELQRITSGWAAAGTLGDHKLLQLGLLMVFFGLAFKIAAFPMHVWAPDVYQGAPTPATAFLAVGSKAAGFVLVLRVLFGAAPAIAINWTVVLMIVAAITILYGNLCAIPQRNLKRLLGYSSISNAGYILLGVAAASVSGSSAVLYYLTGYLFTVLAAFGVLIVVVKQVDGDDISSLSGLSQRSPFLAATMTIAMVSLAGIPPLAGFVGKFLLVKAVAEQAISNPADPIMHPMAFIVIAVAIAGVVMSLYYYFGVVRAIYWSKENSETTPIEVSYPVKAMLATCVAAILYLGLFPGIPLTAGENAVSDLKLDSSVEVKHKVAGRVEHAKH; encoded by the coding sequence ATGAATACATCTCTGATAACTTTGGAAATCGCAGTGGCCGTCATCGGCCTGCTGATCCTATTGGCGGATCTGTGGGTGCCGGCGGCGTCAAAGGTCAAGTTAGGCTATATAGCTGCGAGCCTGCTGTTTTTGGTCCTCTTCTCCAGCTTCACCGATCTGGTGGAGGGCGATGGCGTGCGTTACGCGTTCGGCGGGATGTATGTGCAGGATCAGCTGGCGCTTTATTTCAAACGCTTCTTCATTGCGGCAGCAATCATCGTATTGGTGCTGACTGTGGAATATTCGGACCGTATCAAGGCGGGCATCTCCGAATTCTATTCGCTCACTTTGTTTGCCTTGGCAGGCATGATGTTCGCGGCTTCGGCGAATGATTTCAGCCTGCTCTTCGTTTCGCTGGAATTGGTCACGGTGACGTTCTATGTGTTGACCAGCTTCCTGCGCTCTCAGACGAAGTCGCTCGAATCCGGTGTGAAGTATCTGATTCTCGGTGCGCTTTCCTCGGCTTTCATGGTGTATGGCATCGCGCTGGTGTTCGGCACGACGAACACGATGAACTTCAACGAGCTGCAGAGAATCACGAGCGGTTGGGCGGCGGCGGGCACCTTGGGTGACCATAAGCTGTTGCAGCTCGGTCTGCTGATGGTGTTCTTCGGTTTGGCATTCAAGATCGCGGCTTTCCCGATGCATGTCTGGGCTCCGGACGTGTATCAAGGTGCACCGACGCCTGCCACGGCGTTTCTGGCGGTCGGTTCCAAGGCGGCTGGTTTCGTGCTGGTATTGCGTGTGCTGTTCGGTGCTGCGCCCGCGATCGCCATCAACTGGACGGTGGTGCTGATGATCGTGGCGGCTATCACCATCCTTTACGGCAATCTTTGCGCGATCCCGCAACGCAATCTCAAGCGTCTGCTGGGTTATTCGAGCATCTCGAACGCGGGTTATATTCTCTTGGGTGTGGCGGCGGCTTCGGTGAGCGGTTCTTCGGCGGTGCTGTATTATCTCACGGGTTATCTCTTTACGGTGTTGGCCGCGTTCGGCGTATTGATCGTGGTGGTGAAGCAGGTGGATGGCGATGATATCTCCTCGCTCTCCGGCTTGAGCCAGCGTTCACCGTTCCTCGCGGCGACGATGACGATCGCGATGGTTTCCTTGGCGGGTATTCCGCCGTTGGCCGGTTTCGTCGGCAAGTTCCTGCTGGTGAAAGCGGTGGCGGAACAGGCGATCTCGAATCCGGCAGACCCGATCATGCATCCGATGGCGTTCATCGTCATCGCTGTGGCGATCGCTGGTGTGGTGATGTCGCTCTACTATTACTTCGGTGTGGTGCGTGCGATCTACTGGAGCAAGGAGAACAGCGAGACGACGCCTATCGAAGTTTCCTACCCGGTCAAAGCGATGTTGGCGACCTGTGTGGCGGCCATCCTTTACCTCGGGCTGTTCCCTGGAATTCCGCTGACAGCGGGTGAGAATGCGGTATCTGACCTGAAGCTGGATTCCTCCGTGGAAGTGAAACACAAGGTGGCGGGCCGTGTTGAGCACGCGAAGCACTAA
- a CDS encoding NADH-quinone oxidoreductase subunit I — translation MIVKRPELSWWERIYLPALMSGFKVTGKHFYRTVFQRKSVTMQYPEQKWTVPAGYRGAPYLVKDEDDNTKCVSCQLCEFICPPKAIKITPPGPSGEVADRENAEKMPKEFEINMLRCIFCGFCQEVCPEEAIFLQKDYSLTGLSRGEMVYNKEKLLSLGGTHRGVKKWEHKQKEAEEQESFPVVKKN, via the coding sequence ATGATCGTCAAACGCCCAGAATTAAGTTGGTGGGAACGGATTTACCTTCCGGCCCTGATGAGCGGCTTCAAGGTGACTGGCAAACATTTCTATCGCACGGTCTTCCAGCGGAAGTCCGTGACGATGCAGTATCCCGAGCAGAAGTGGACCGTGCCAGCGGGTTACCGTGGTGCGCCTTATCTGGTGAAAGATGAGGATGACAACACCAAGTGCGTCTCCTGCCAGTTGTGCGAATTCATCTGCCCGCCGAAGGCCATCAAGATCACGCCTCCAGGACCGAGCGGCGAAGTGGCCGACCGTGAGAACGCGGAGAAGATGCCGAAGGAATTCGAGATCAACATGCTCCGGTGCATCTTCTGCGGTTTCTGCCAGGAAGTCTGCCCCGAAGAGGCGATCTTCCTGCAAAAAGATTACTCCCTCACCGGCCTTAGCCGGGGAGAGATGGTTTATAACAAAGAGAAGCTGCTGTCCTTGGGCGGAACCCACCGCGGTGTGAAGAAGTGGGAGCACAAGCAGAAGGAAGCCGAGGAACAGGAATCGTTCCCGGTGGTGAAGAAAAATTAG
- the alkA gene encoding DNA-3-methyladenine glycosylase 2, with the protein MQTDSKSLYQALLARDRRFDGLFFVAVTSTHIYCRPICPVKPPMEKNCRFYSTAPEAEQAGFRPCLRCRPELAPGHAPVDGSQRIAHLVVQRIEEGHDDETSALESIANEFNLSSRQIRRIIQKELGVPPIQLLLTRRLLLAKQLLTETKLPIIDIAFASGFASLRRFNDAFSTRYGMPPTRLRKQAVDDTLKLTSTDTSTLLLTYRPPYDWPGMLAFLKGRELKGVELVTENAYARTVRIGDATGWIKITHQANKHSLALEFSHTIAPVLPALLNRIRNLFDLNARPELITNHFANDSLLGPLTKANPGLRVPGAFDGFELGLRAILGQQVTVKAATTIAGRVATAFGEPITTPFLELNRLTPSAANLAKANVDQIARHGIVSARCRSIIALAQAHVNGTLSLDSSHHHSPEATIERLTEIPGIGKWTANYIAMRALRWPDAFPKEDIAIRNNLGGVTAKQAEEMSQPWRPWRSYAVLHIWRKPALALP; encoded by the coding sequence GTGCAGACCGACAGCAAATCTCTTTATCAAGCGCTCCTCGCCCGCGACCGCCGTTTCGACGGCCTCTTCTTCGTGGCCGTCACCTCCACTCACATCTATTGTCGCCCCATCTGCCCCGTGAAACCGCCCATGGAGAAGAACTGCCGCTTCTACTCCACCGCGCCAGAGGCTGAGCAAGCCGGCTTCCGCCCCTGCCTCCGTTGCCGCCCTGAACTCGCTCCCGGCCACGCCCCCGTCGATGGCTCCCAACGCATCGCCCACCTCGTCGTCCAACGCATCGAAGAAGGTCACGATGACGAAACCAGCGCGCTCGAATCCATTGCGAATGAATTCAACCTCAGCTCCCGTCAGATCCGCCGCATCATCCAGAAAGAACTCGGCGTGCCACCCATTCAACTCTTGCTCACGCGCCGCCTGCTCCTTGCCAAGCAACTCCTGACCGAGACGAAACTCCCCATCATCGACATCGCTTTCGCCAGCGGCTTCGCGAGCCTACGCCGTTTCAACGACGCCTTTAGCACCCGCTACGGCATGCCCCCGACCCGTCTGCGCAAGCAAGCCGTTGACGACACCCTCAAGCTCACCAGCACCGACACCTCTACCCTGCTGCTCACCTATCGTCCGCCCTACGATTGGCCCGGAATGTTAGCCTTCCTCAAAGGCCGTGAACTCAAAGGCGTGGAACTCGTCACCGAAAACGCCTACGCCCGCACTGTCAGAATAGGTGACGCCACCGGCTGGATCAAAATAACGCACCAAGCAAACAAACACTCCCTCGCCCTCGAATTCAGCCACACAATCGCCCCCGTCTTGCCCGCGTTGTTGAACCGCATCCGCAATCTCTTCGATCTCAACGCCCGCCCCGAACTCATCACCAACCATTTCGCCAACGACTCACTCCTTGGCCCATTGACCAAAGCCAATCCCGGCCTCCGAGTTCCCGGTGCCTTCGATGGCTTCGAGCTTGGCCTTCGCGCCATCCTCGGCCAGCAAGTCACCGTGAAAGCCGCCACCACCATCGCCGGCCGCGTCGCCACCGCGTTTGGCGAACCTATCACCACTCCTTTTCTCGAACTCAACCGCCTCACACCTTCAGCCGCAAACCTCGCCAAAGCCAACGTCGATCAAATCGCCCGCCACGGCATCGTCAGTGCGCGTTGCCGTAGCATCATCGCCCTCGCCCAAGCCCACGTGAACGGCACTCTCTCACTCGATAGCAGCCATCACCACAGTCCCGAAGCCACCATCGAGCGCCTCACCGAGATTCCCGGCATCGGCAAATGGACCGCGAACTACATCGCCATGCGCGCCCTCCGCTGGCCCGATGCTTTTCCAAAAGAAGACATCGCCATCCGCAACAACCTCGGCGGCGTCACCGCGAAGCAAGCGGAAGAGATGTCCCAACCCTGGCGTCCTTGGCGCAGCTACGCCGTGCTGCACATCTGGCGAAAGCCTGCTTTAGCATTACCCTGA